From Pontibacter actiniarum, a single genomic window includes:
- the agaR gene encoding transcriptional repressor AgaR yields MVSIAERHQQIIDKLQKEGKINVADLCAELNVSSVTIRKDLKLLEDKGLLFRTHGGATLNNPYTIDRSVNEKEKIQSSEKMQIGAKAATLLQPNDSILIASGTTVLALAKNIQPSGSLTVITSALNVALELLRHPEIEVLQLGGLLRKSSSSVTGPYAESILADFSFSKLFLGVDGIDLEFGLTTTNVMEAHLNRQMIKVSQKTVVLADSTKFGKRGFGRICGFDDIDQIITDKGISDYVVKALEGMGIKVTIV; encoded by the coding sequence ATGGTAAGCATAGCCGAAAGGCACCAGCAGATTATTGATAAACTGCAAAAAGAAGGAAAGATCAACGTGGCTGATTTGTGTGCAGAGCTAAATGTTTCCTCTGTCACTATTCGTAAAGACTTAAAGCTGCTGGAGGATAAGGGCTTGCTGTTCAGAACACACGGCGGCGCCACCCTGAACAACCCCTACACCATTGACCGCTCCGTCAATGAAAAGGAAAAGATACAGTCTTCTGAGAAGATGCAGATCGGTGCGAAGGCCGCAACGCTCCTGCAGCCGAACGACTCTATACTGATCGCTTCGGGCACTACCGTGCTGGCCCTGGCGAAGAACATACAGCCCTCCGGCAGCCTGACGGTTATTACCTCTGCGCTGAACGTTGCCCTGGAACTCCTGCGGCACCCCGAGATTGAGGTGCTCCAGCTCGGGGGACTGCTCCGCAAAAGCTCGTCCTCGGTAACCGGCCCCTACGCAGAAAGTATACTGGCTGACTTTTCCTTCAGCAAGCTGTTTTTGGGGGTAGACGGGATTGACCTGGAGTTCGGCCTCACAACCACCAATGTGATGGAGGCCCACCTCAACCGGCAGATGATCAAGGTATCGCAGAAAACGGTGGTCCTGGCCGACTCGACCAAGTTCGGGAAAAGGGGCTTCGGCAGAATCTGCGGTTTCGATGACATCGACCAGATTATCACCGACAAGGGTATTTCGGATTATGTGGTGAAGGCCCTGGAGGGCATGGGCATTAAGGTTACCATTGTGTAG
- a CDS encoding calcineurin-like phosphoesterase C-terminal domain-containing protein, whose protein sequence is MKRRKFIASFLLLSGGVVLSSKTALGFPGIAGARVRGTVKARGKKLANVIVSDGFSVVQTDRKGRYEIPFNAQARFVFVSIPAGYAIPNENGIARHYQPFNSSDTKQEYHFELTPLQQDDTSHRFIVWADPQVKNKNDVEEMQTTAAPDVKRLVQSFGAGALVHGMTVGDIVWDKHELFSSYDKAVASTGIPFFQALGNHDMDYNKGGDEASDATFQSLYGPTYYSFNRGKVHYVVLDDVRYLGSDRHYDGALSEQQLNWLRKDLAFVPKEHLVVIGLHIPVHNGVENNQELYELLGDRKVHIMSGHTHYNRNVVKDNVYEHVHGTLCGAWWTGPVCGDGAPRGYGVYEVNGTDMTWYYKSTGFEKDHQLSVQVDDSEGQKYMVANVWNWDPEWKVAWWADGASMGALESTKGFDPLAVSLYKGKGLPEKRGFAEPTETDHLFRAALAPGTKKLKVVATDRFGNQYEQSVEVENS, encoded by the coding sequence ATGAAAAGAAGAAAATTTATTGCGAGCTTCCTACTGCTGTCCGGCGGTGTTGTACTTAGTAGCAAAACGGCGCTGGGCTTTCCTGGCATAGCCGGGGCCAGGGTAAGAGGAACTGTGAAGGCCCGTGGTAAGAAACTTGCCAACGTCATTGTGTCGGATGGCTTTAGCGTGGTGCAAACCGACAGGAAAGGGCGCTATGAGATACCGTTCAATGCGCAGGCGAGGTTTGTTTTTGTCTCTATTCCGGCAGGCTATGCCATCCCGAACGAAAACGGCATTGCCAGGCACTACCAGCCCTTCAACTCTTCGGATACAAAGCAAGAGTACCACTTTGAGCTGACGCCGCTGCAACAGGACGATACCAGCCATAGGTTTATTGTTTGGGCAGACCCACAGGTGAAAAACAAAAACGACGTGGAGGAGATGCAAACAACGGCGGCCCCCGATGTGAAGCGGTTGGTGCAGTCTTTCGGCGCAGGGGCGCTGGTGCACGGCATGACGGTGGGAGACATCGTGTGGGACAAGCACGAGCTGTTCAGCAGTTACGACAAAGCAGTAGCCAGCACTGGTATACCGTTCTTCCAGGCGCTGGGCAACCATGACATGGATTACAACAAGGGAGGTGACGAAGCGTCGGACGCTACTTTCCAAAGCCTCTATGGGCCTACCTACTATTCTTTTAACCGCGGCAAGGTACACTACGTGGTGCTGGACGACGTGCGTTACCTGGGTTCAGACAGACACTATGACGGAGCCCTTTCGGAGCAACAGCTGAACTGGCTGCGAAAGGACCTGGCGTTTGTGCCGAAGGAGCACCTGGTGGTTATAGGCCTGCATATACCGGTGCACAACGGCGTGGAGAATAACCAGGAGCTGTATGAGTTGCTGGGAGACCGGAAAGTGCACATTATGTCGGGCCACACGCACTATAACCGCAACGTGGTGAAGGACAATGTGTACGAGCACGTGCACGGCACCCTCTGCGGAGCCTGGTGGACGGGCCCTGTTTGCGGGGACGGTGCACCGCGGGGCTACGGTGTGTACGAGGTTAACGGAACAGACATGACCTGGTACTACAAATCCACCGGTTTTGAAAAAGACCACCAGCTAAGCGTGCAAGTAGACGACAGCGAAGGCCAGAAGTATATGGTGGCCAATGTCTGGAACTGGGATCCGGAGTGGAAGGTAGCGTGGTGGGCAGACGGTGCCTCTATGGGAGCGCTGGAAAGCACAAAGGGTTTTGACCCGCTGGCGGTTTCCCTTTACAAAGGCAAGGGGCTGCCGGAGAAGCGCGGCTTTGCAGAGCCTACCGAAACAGACCACCTTTTTAGGGCGGCGCTTGCCCCGGGCACGAAAAAGCTTAAAGTGGTGGCCACGGATCGATTTGGTAACCAGTATGAGCAATCCGTTGAAGTAGAAAACTCTTAA
- a CDS encoding phospholipase D-like domain-containing protein, whose amino-acid sequence MRYLLPSCLFALFTLLVSCGGSDEAPAPPVAEAVPVTASFPEAVFTDPAKVVRGVSSTEIMDRLIALVDASPRNSAIYISIFQFEYPALVAALKRADARGVALHIMLDLSREESMAYNPATIDDLKTNLSENAELVVVESDAGSIAINHNKFALFSELATTAGGARNVVFQTSHNFTLAGTRKAQDAVIIPHQGLYQAYLSYWQDMKKGAQQGMKDYNYQEFHDPAAGVSAFFLPKRRNGGAYGEDAIIELLDQISQPATATVRIGMSDWVSSRMNIVLKLEELLQQGAHLELVVKSSISEDILSGLRALEAKGAFLKVLNMTESSRQKVNIHSKFILIEGVWDGSQTKLLQTGSHNFTQNALRYNNETILLLKDHPLYSQYTSFFEELKSLPGL is encoded by the coding sequence ATGCGATACTTGTTACCCTCCTGTTTATTTGCCCTTTTTACCCTGCTAGTTTCCTGCGGCGGCTCCGACGAAGCCCCTGCTCCCCCTGTTGCAGAGGCTGTGCCCGTGACAGCCTCCTTCCCCGAAGCGGTCTTTACTGACCCTGCCAAAGTGGTGCGGGGAGTGTCTTCTACAGAGATTATGGACCGCTTAATAGCCCTGGTGGACGCAAGCCCCAGGAACTCGGCTATCTACATTTCCATCTTCCAGTTTGAGTACCCGGCCCTGGTAGCTGCCCTTAAGCGGGCGGACGCACGCGGTGTGGCGCTACACATCATGCTGGACTTAAGCAGGGAAGAGAGCATGGCTTATAACCCCGCGACAATTGACGACCTGAAAACAAACCTATCGGAAAACGCTGAACTGGTAGTTGTTGAAAGCGACGCCGGCAGCATTGCCATTAACCATAACAAGTTTGCGCTGTTCTCAGAGCTGGCCACTACGGCTGGCGGAGCCAGGAACGTTGTCTTCCAGACCTCGCACAACTTTACATTAGCCGGCACCCGTAAAGCGCAGGATGCGGTAATTATACCCCACCAGGGCCTGTACCAGGCTTACCTTAGCTATTGGCAGGACATGAAAAAAGGCGCGCAGCAGGGGATGAAGGACTACAACTACCAGGAGTTCCATGATCCTGCCGCCGGCGTGTCTGCCTTTTTCCTGCCGAAGCGGCGAAACGGCGGGGCGTACGGAGAAGACGCCATCATAGAGCTGCTGGACCAGATCTCTCAGCCTGCCACAGCTACTGTCCGCATCGGCATGTCTGACTGGGTGAGCTCGCGCATGAACATCGTGCTTAAGCTGGAGGAGCTTTTGCAGCAGGGGGCGCACCTGGAGCTGGTGGTGAAGAGCAGCATCAGCGAAGACATCCTCAGCGGTTTGCGTGCGCTGGAGGCGAAAGGAGCCTTCCTAAAAGTACTTAACATGACGGAGTCCTCCCGGCAGAAAGTGAATATCCACTCCAAATTTATACTTATAGAGGGCGTCTGGGACGGGAGCCAAACAAAGCTGCTGCAGACAGGATCGCATAATTTTACGCAGAACGCGCTGCGCTACAATAACGAAACTATTCTGCTGCTAAAGGACCACCCGCTTTATAGCCAGTATACTTCCTTTTTCGAGGAGCTGAAATCATTGCCAGGATTGTAA
- a CDS encoding SusD/RagB family nutrient-binding outer membrane lipoprotein, which produces MKFILSKYTIAAGLACSMLFSCQDDFEEINADPNRLEAVLPGTLLAPALLNASNVMLSRTHRISHELMQYTVQTNTIDEFHRYVFRDTEPDYLWKNLYRWATNANDMYDLASELNDKNNMAVALVVRSWIMANVTDLFGDVPYSEAFQGDERVYYPKFDSQKEIYMDLLADLKEANELIDLSKPLAANDPLYNGDMMKWKKFSNSLRLRLLMRVSGKEEMNAPAAISEIYNNPEKYPLFTSNEDAATFNYTGTAPFVNPFSEWRAFEFNGNRDYGSTFINILNDANDPRRAIIATKVGGTYVGIESGQPENIVTDQHALGASTYNDKVLKKATQPAYILPYSEVLFNLAEAAQKGWINADAEELYTNAVIASVEQWGATATEEFLQNENIAYNGTMEQLMEQKYVALFFVGFESWYEYRRTGMPELFKGSALQNNGLMPVRLEYPVIVQATNKASYDAAVQQIGGDDMNVKVWWQKE; this is translated from the coding sequence ATGAAATTTATACTATCTAAATATACCATCGCCGCCGGCCTTGCCTGCAGCATGCTGTTCTCCTGCCAGGACGACTTTGAGGAGATCAACGCGGACCCCAACCGACTTGAGGCTGTGCTGCCCGGCACCTTGCTGGCACCTGCCTTGCTAAACGCTTCTAACGTGATGTTGAGCCGCACGCACCGCATCAGCCACGAGTTGATGCAGTACACGGTGCAGACGAACACGATCGATGAGTTTCACCGCTATGTTTTCCGCGATACCGAGCCTGACTACCTGTGGAAAAACCTGTACCGGTGGGCCACGAACGCCAACGACATGTATGACCTGGCCAGCGAGCTGAACGATAAGAACAACATGGCGGTGGCCCTGGTGGTGCGCTCCTGGATTATGGCCAACGTAACGGATCTCTTTGGTGACGTGCCTTACTCAGAGGCTTTTCAGGGAGACGAGCGGGTTTACTACCCTAAGTTCGATTCTCAGAAAGAGATCTACATGGATTTGCTGGCAGACCTGAAGGAGGCCAACGAACTGATCGACCTCTCGAAGCCGCTTGCCGCCAACGACCCTCTGTATAACGGCGACATGATGAAGTGGAAGAAGTTCAGCAACTCCCTCCGGCTTCGCCTGCTCATGCGCGTGTCGGGCAAGGAGGAGATGAATGCACCGGCTGCTATCAGTGAGATATACAACAACCCGGAGAAGTACCCGCTGTTCACCTCCAATGAGGACGCCGCCACCTTCAACTACACAGGGACCGCACCATTTGTGAATCCTTTTTCGGAGTGGCGCGCCTTTGAGTTTAACGGCAACCGGGACTACGGCTCTACCTTTATCAACATACTGAATGATGCCAACGACCCGCGCCGGGCGATTATCGCGACCAAGGTGGGCGGTACGTACGTCGGTATCGAAAGCGGCCAGCCGGAGAATATAGTGACCGACCAGCACGCGCTGGGAGCTTCTACTTACAATGATAAAGTACTCAAAAAGGCGACACAGCCTGCCTATATCCTGCCTTACTCAGAGGTTTTGTTTAACCTGGCGGAGGCAGCGCAGAAAGGCTGGATAAACGCGGATGCAGAGGAGCTTTATACCAACGCTGTCATCGCTTCTGTAGAGCAGTGGGGTGCCACGGCCACAGAGGAGTTCCTGCAGAACGAGAATATTGCCTACAACGGCACCATGGAGCAACTTATGGAGCAGAAGTACGTGGCCTTGTTCTTTGTGGGCTTTGAGAGCTGGTACGAGTACCGCCGCACCGGAATGCCGGAGCTCTTTAAAGGAAGCGCGCTGCAGAACAACGGACTGATGCCTGTGCGCCTGGAGTACCCGGTAATAGTGCAGGCTACCAACAAGGCCAGCTACGATGCCGCCGTTCAGCAGATAGGCGGAGACGACATGAATGTGAAGGTTTGGTGGCAGAAGGAGTAG
- a CDS encoding GDSL-type esterase/lipase family protein: protein MKRLSRLVKGAFAFACVLWGTSAAVAQEAAAWDSTYRPSTYQVQVDQFRAYPNSRKDIVFLGNSITAHPNWNELLGLKNARNRGISGDITYGVLERLDEVTEGKPAKVFLLIGINDISRNIPDSLILQNYKKIVRRVKTESPSTKLYIQTILPTNNTFTKFKKHYNKEEHVFWLNEALKQLAADENVTLIDLYPAFTDGEGRLVEAYTHDGLHLTHLGYQKWAELLQKGKYLK, encoded by the coding sequence ATGAAACGACTAAGCCGATTGGTTAAGGGCGCCTTTGCCTTCGCGTGTGTTCTTTGGGGCACTTCAGCTGCCGTCGCGCAGGAGGCGGCGGCCTGGGACAGCACCTACCGTCCGTCTACGTACCAGGTGCAGGTGGATCAGTTCCGGGCGTACCCCAACTCCCGCAAGGACATCGTGTTCCTGGGCAACAGTATAACGGCGCACCCAAACTGGAATGAGTTACTTGGGCTAAAGAACGCCAGAAACCGGGGCATCTCAGGGGATATCACCTACGGAGTGCTGGAGCGCCTTGATGAAGTGACGGAAGGGAAGCCAGCAAAGGTGTTTTTGCTCATCGGGATAAACGATATTTCCCGCAACATACCAGACAGCCTGATTCTGCAGAATTACAAGAAGATTGTGCGGCGGGTAAAAACCGAAAGCCCCTCCACAAAGCTTTACATCCAGACGATACTGCCGACGAACAACACCTTCACTAAGTTTAAGAAACACTACAACAAGGAGGAGCATGTGTTCTGGCTAAACGAGGCGCTGAAACAGCTGGCCGCGGACGAAAACGTGACGCTTATTGACCTGTACCCTGCGTTTACGGACGGGGAGGGGCGCCTTGTGGAGGCCTACACGCATGATGGCCTGCACCTGACCCACCTGGGCTATCAGAAATGGGCCGAGCTGCTGCAAAAAGGAAAGTACCTGAAGTAG
- a CDS encoding glycerophosphodiester phosphodiesterase family protein, which yields MKNLLSIALAGLALFAGCKSSESLSKQNAPLPAFDTEGHRGSRGLMPENTVPAMIKAIDLGVTTIEMDCHVTKDRQVVVTHDPHLNPLYARTPAGEDFTKEESKQYAIYQMNYDDVRRFDTGSKPYALYPRQQKMEAHIPLLSELIDSVQTYLKANNLPQVFYNIEIKSKEGKDNELHPEPATFAKLVVEVLEQKKITPWVIIQSFDMRALQELHRQQPHIRTSLLINNEQSVEENLRQLGFTPDVYSPHAKLVTKELVRQCHDRQIKVIPWTVNTAEGIAEMKALGVDGVISDYPDLFAQVQQ from the coding sequence ATGAAAAACCTACTAAGTATAGCCCTTGCCGGCTTAGCGCTTTTTGCAGGCTGCAAGAGCAGCGAAAGCCTTTCGAAGCAAAACGCTCCGCTTCCCGCATTTGACACCGAGGGCCACCGCGGCAGCCGCGGCCTGATGCCGGAGAACACGGTGCCTGCCATGATAAAAGCCATTGACCTGGGCGTGACGACCATCGAAATGGACTGCCATGTGACAAAGGACCGGCAGGTAGTGGTAACGCACGACCCGCACCTTAACCCACTGTATGCGCGCACGCCGGCCGGGGAGGACTTCACAAAAGAGGAAAGCAAGCAGTACGCCATCTACCAGATGAACTATGACGATGTGCGCCGGTTCGATACCGGTTCCAAGCCGTACGCGCTGTACCCGCGCCAGCAGAAGATGGAAGCACACATCCCGCTGCTGTCTGAGCTCATAGACTCGGTGCAAACCTATCTGAAAGCCAACAACCTGCCGCAGGTCTTCTATAACATTGAGATCAAATCGAAAGAAGGGAAGGACAACGAGCTCCATCCAGAACCGGCCACTTTTGCAAAGCTGGTGGTAGAGGTGCTGGAGCAGAAGAAAATCACCCCCTGGGTCATCATCCAGTCTTTTGACATGCGGGCTTTGCAGGAGCTGCACCGGCAGCAGCCGCATATCCGTACTTCCCTGCTGATTAACAACGAGCAGTCGGTGGAGGAGAACCTGCGGCAACTGGGCTTTACACCGGATGTGTACAGCCCCCACGCAAAGCTGGTCACAAAGGAGCTGGTGCGGCAGTGCCACGACCGCCAGATAAAAGTGATTCCCTGGACGGTGAACACGGCCGAGGGAATTGCCGAAATGAAAGCCCTGGGGGTGGACGGTGTTATTTCGGACTACCCGGACCTGTTTGCCCAGGTGCAGCAGTAG